One Bemisia tabaci chromosome 7, PGI_BMITA_v3 DNA window includes the following coding sequences:
- the LOC109032116 gene encoding uncharacterized protein, protein MILKRLSLCAIQILVLSNFSYCAPRSGSYSMCSGSRCSRKKITRTSMVEVEDLYHLQHNDPCLQTKEGSARDQQANNLCKKLVETYLASPMYKRDWSSCKDAEFFGCERDDAEAYETHRCTVQFKTTGMWPLSNIGSHKKLLLCVEKDAEWYAKTQQEHGASYGLTEVPRGKPSIIRDQSLSGRNGRGRSMKLEPPFSRNNNKPKSSSEDFARLWCQPLPARSTAINADNEIFYSGSASFELWGRPTE, encoded by the exons ATGATCCTTAAAAGACTCTCGTTGTGCGCGATTCAGATCTTAGTTCTATCTAACTTTTCTTATTGCGCACCTAGGTCCGGAAGTTACTCTATGTGTTCAGGTTCACGTTGTAGTCGAAAAAAA ataacaCGCACAAGTATGGTGGAAGTGGAAGATCTTTATCATTTGCAACACAATGACCCTTGTCTACAGACTAAAGAGGGCAGTGCCAGAGACCAACAAGCAAATAATTTGTGCAAGAAGCTTGTCGAGACGTACTTGGCATCTCCTATGTACAAAAGAGATTGGTCCAGCTGTAAGGATGCTGAATTTTTCGGTTGTGAGAGAGATGACGCCGAGGCGTATGAGACACACAGATGCACGGTACAATTCAAAACAACAGGTATGTGGCCTTTAAGCAATATCGGTTCTCACAAGAAGCTGCTTTTGTGCGTGGAAAAAGATGCTGAGTGGTACGCGAAGACGCAGCAAGAACACGGTGCGTCATATGGTTTGACGGAGGTTCCAAGAGGAAAACCTTCTATCATCCGTGATCAATCTCTGAGTGGCCGCAATGGCCGTGGACGATCGATGAAGCTTGAGCCTCCATTTTCCCGAAATAACAATAAACCTAAAAGTTCGAGTGAGGATTTCGCACGTTTGTGGTGCCAACCTTTGCCAGCGAGGTCCACTGCAATCAATGCAGACAATGAGATTTTCTATTCAGGTAGTGCGAGCTTTGAATTGTGGGGTCGACCGACGGAGTAG
- the LOC109032114 gene encoding uncharacterized protein isoform X6 encodes MDLKRLSLCVIQILALLSFSSCPPTSGRSESYSLCSGCNRRKITHTSMVEFNDLYHLQHNDPCLPIKEHSTEGEKKRANNLCKRLVETYLTSRMYKRERSSCKDAEFFGCERDDAEAYETHRCTVQFKTTGMWLFSSIGSHKKLLLCVEKDAEWYAKTQQEYGASHGLTEVPRGEPSIIRDQSHVSGRNGRGRSMDRTYSRMNTGKSERRPNSRDRLTWCKPLQSGRNYGTFP; translated from the exons ATGGACCTAAAAAGACTTTCGTTGTGCGTGATCCAGATCTTAGCTCTATTATCCTTTTCTTCCTGTCCACCTACGTCCGGACGTTCCGAAAGTTATTCTCTATGTTCAGGTTGTAATCgaagaaaa atcacaCACACCAGTATGGTGGAATTCAATGATCTTTATCATTTGCAACACAATGACCCTTGTCTACCTATTAAAGAGCACAGTACCGAGGGTGAAAAAAAGCGAGCGAATAACTTATGTAAGAGGCTTGTCGAGACGTACCTGACATCTCGTATGTACAAAAGGGAAAGGTCCAGCTGTAAAGATGCTGAATTTTTCGGTTGTGAGAGAGATGACGCCGAGGCGTATGAGACACACAGATGCACGGTACAATTCAAAACAACAGGTATGTGGCTTTTCAGCAGTATCGGTTCTCACAAGAAGCTGCTTTTGTGCGTGGAAAAAGATGCTGAGTGGTACGCGAAGACGCAGCAAGAATACGGTGCGTCACATGGTTTGACGGAGGTTCCAAGAGGAGAACCTTCCATCATCCGGGATCAATCTCACGTGAGTGGCCGCAATGGCCGTGGACGATCGATGGATCGAACTTACAGCCGCATGAACACCGGTAAATCTGAACGACGCCCTAATTCCAGAGATCGACTTACGTGGTGCAAACCATTGCAATCAGGAAGAAATTATGGGACATTCCCGTGA
- the LOC109032114 gene encoding uncharacterized protein isoform X1, with protein MESLKMWTLMPILFFMLLTSSYGMDSISQLLRTHPTWSFELRSVESLVQDGMKQLRNAHAEFDIPEDMLRRKIENYVRPGETHVVFKTGDPKWPERVPQSFDARDHFKDCAHLIGDIEDEGPCYNDVHVTVASVATDRYCIYTNGTFKGRLSSEYLTGCYSLCTNFQTIYHTWDQVVEFGLPSGGKYSSNEITHTSMVEFNDLYHLQHNDPCLPIKEHSTEGEKKRANNLCKRLVETYLTSRMYKRERSSCKDAEFFGCERDDAEAYETHRCTVQFKTTGMWLFSSIGSHKKLLLCVEKDAEWYAKTQQEYGASHGLTEVPRGEPSIIRDQSHVSGRNGRGRSMDRTYSRMNTGKSERRPNSRDRLTWCKPLQSGRNYGTFP; from the exons ATGGAAAGTCTGAAGATGTGGACATTAATGCCAATCCTGTTTTTCATGCTGTTGACCAGTTCGTATGGGATGGATTCAATATCGCAGCTCCTTCGGACGCATCCAACTTGGTCG TTTGAGCTGAGGAGCGTCGAATCATTAGTCCAGGATGGGATGAAACAACTTCGAAATGCCCATGCAGAGTTCGATATCCCTGAGGACATGCTGCggaggaaaattgagaattacGTCAGGCCAGGAGAAACGCATGTCGTGTTCAAGACAGGGGATCCCAAGTGGCCTGAGCGAGTGCCGCAGTCCTTCGACGCAAGGGATCACTTCAAAGACTGCGCTCACCTTATCGGGGACATCGAGGATGAAGGACCCTGTTACAACGATGTG CATGTAACAGTTGCATCCGTTGCAACAGACAGATACTGCATTTATACTAATGGGACGTTTAAGGGTCGTTTATCATCCGAGTACCTCACCGGATGCTACTCATTATGCACTAATTTCCAGACTATTTATCACACATGGGACCAAGTAGTCGAATTTGGTCTTCCCTCTGGTGGAAAATACAGCTCAAACGAG atcacaCACACCAGTATGGTGGAATTCAATGATCTTTATCATTTGCAACACAATGACCCTTGTCTACCTATTAAAGAGCACAGTACCGAGGGTGAAAAAAAGCGAGCGAATAACTTATGTAAGAGGCTTGTCGAGACGTACCTGACATCTCGTATGTACAAAAGGGAAAGGTCCAGCTGTAAAGATGCTGAATTTTTCGGTTGTGAGAGAGATGACGCCGAGGCGTATGAGACACACAGATGCACGGTACAATTCAAAACAACAGGTATGTGGCTTTTCAGCAGTATCGGTTCTCACAAGAAGCTGCTTTTGTGCGTGGAAAAAGATGCTGAGTGGTACGCGAAGACGCAGCAAGAATACGGTGCGTCACATGGTTTGACGGAGGTTCCAAGAGGAGAACCTTCCATCATCCGGGATCAATCTCACGTGAGTGGCCGCAATGGCCGTGGACGATCGATGGATCGAACTTACAGCCGCATGAACACCGGTAAATCTGAACGACGCCCTAATTCCAGAGATCGACTTACGTGGTGCAAACCATTGCAATCAGGAAGAAATTATGGGACATTCCCGTGA
- the LOC109032114 gene encoding cathepsin B isoform X5, with protein sequence MESLKMWTLMPILFFMLLTSSYGMDSISQLLRTHPTWSFELRSVESLVQDGMKQLRNAHAEFDIPEDMLRRKIENYVRPGETHVVFKTGDPKWPERVPQSFDARDHFKDCAHLIGDIEDEGPCYNDVHVTVASVATDRYCIYTNGTFKGRLSSEYLTGCYSLCTNFQTIYHTWDQVVEFGLPSGGKYSSNEGCLPYGHEPCKHTVTHYTGNQMTSTERSLNGKTGSLKLCDEYTAFDHDCPAKCSNSKYPIPLKDDFKRNHTHQYGGIQ encoded by the exons ATGGAAAGTCTGAAGATGTGGACATTAATGCCAATCCTGTTTTTCATGCTGTTGACCAGTTCGTATGGGATGGATTCAATATCGCAGCTCCTTCGGACGCATCCAACTTGGTCG TTTGAGCTGAGGAGCGTCGAATCATTAGTCCAGGATGGGATGAAACAACTTCGAAATGCCCATGCAGAGTTCGATATCCCTGAGGACATGCTGCggaggaaaattgagaattacGTCAGGCCAGGAGAAACGCATGTCGTGTTCAAGACAGGGGATCCCAAGTGGCCTGAGCGAGTGCCGCAGTCCTTCGACGCAAGGGATCACTTCAAAGACTGCGCTCACCTTATCGGGGACATCGAGGATGAAGGACCCTGTTACAACGATGTG CATGTAACAGTTGCATCCGTTGCAACAGACAGATACTGCATTTATACTAATGGGACGTTTAAGGGTCGTTTATCATCCGAGTACCTCACCGGATGCTACTCATTATGCACTAATTTCCAGACTATTTATCACACATGGGACCAAGTAGTCGAATTTGGTCTTCCCTCTGGTGGAAAATACAGCTCAAACGAG GGATGTTTACCCTATGGGCACGAACCATGCAAACACACTGTGACGCACTATACAGGCAATCAAATGACTTCAACAGAACGTTCTTTGAACGGGAAAAcgggaagtttgaaactttgcgaTGAATACACGGCTTTCGACCATGACTGCCCAGCGAAGTGCTCTAATTCTAAATACCCGATTCCTCTCAAGGATGACTTCAAAAGGA atcacaCACACCAGTATGGTGGAATTCAATGA
- the LOC109032114 gene encoding cathepsin B isoform X3: MESLKMWTLMPILFFMLLTSSYGMDSISQLLRTHPTWSFELRSVESLVQDGMKQLRNAHAEFDIPEDMLRRKIENYVRPGETHVVFKTGDPKWPERVPQSFDARDHFKDCAHLIGDIEDEGPCYNDVHVTVASVATDRYCIYTNGTFKGRLSSEYLTGCYSLCTNFQTIYHTWDQVVEFGLPSGGKYSSNEGCLPYGHEPCKHTVTHYTGNQMTSTERSLNGKTGSLKLCDEYTAFDHDCPAKCSNSKYPIPLKDDFKRSLSCGLLGHSIDLTSFLGEITKQMLTYTRSKSNLAVK, translated from the exons ATGGAAAGTCTGAAGATGTGGACATTAATGCCAATCCTGTTTTTCATGCTGTTGACCAGTTCGTATGGGATGGATTCAATATCGCAGCTCCTTCGGACGCATCCAACTTGGTCG TTTGAGCTGAGGAGCGTCGAATCATTAGTCCAGGATGGGATGAAACAACTTCGAAATGCCCATGCAGAGTTCGATATCCCTGAGGACATGCTGCggaggaaaattgagaattacGTCAGGCCAGGAGAAACGCATGTCGTGTTCAAGACAGGGGATCCCAAGTGGCCTGAGCGAGTGCCGCAGTCCTTCGACGCAAGGGATCACTTCAAAGACTGCGCTCACCTTATCGGGGACATCGAGGATGAAGGACCCTGTTACAACGATGTG CATGTAACAGTTGCATCCGTTGCAACAGACAGATACTGCATTTATACTAATGGGACGTTTAAGGGTCGTTTATCATCCGAGTACCTCACCGGATGCTACTCATTATGCACTAATTTCCAGACTATTTATCACACATGGGACCAAGTAGTCGAATTTGGTCTTCCCTCTGGTGGAAAATACAGCTCAAACGAG GGATGTTTACCCTATGGGCACGAACCATGCAAACACACTGTGACGCACTATACAGGCAATCAAATGACTTCAACAGAACGTTCTTTGAACGGGAAAAcgggaagtttgaaactttgcgaTGAATACACGGCTTTCGACCATGACTGCCCAGCGAAGTGCTCTAATTCTAAATACCCGATTCCTCTCAAGGATGACTTCAAAAGGA GTCTTTCGTGTGGCCTCTTAGGACATAGTATAGATTTGACCAGTTTCCTGGGAGAGATAACTAAACAAATGTTGACCTATACCAGAAGTAAGTCTAATTTAGCCGTAAAGTAG
- the LOC109032114 gene encoding cathepsin B isoform X4, with the protein MESLKMWTLMPILFFMLLTSSYGMDSISQLLRTHPTWSFELRSVESLVQDGMKQLRNAHAEFDIPEDMLRRKIENYVRPGETHVVFKTGDPKWPERVPQSFDARDHFKDCAHLIGDIEDEGPCYNDVHVTVASVATDRYCIYTNGTFKGRLSSEYLTGCYSLCTNFQTIYHTWDQVVEFGLPSGGKYSSNEGCLPYGHEPCKHTVTHYTGNQMTSTERSLNGKTGSLKLCDEYTAFDHDCPAKCSNSKYPIPLKDDFKRMLQMFVRQRKMLRGATKFLTL; encoded by the exons ATGGAAAGTCTGAAGATGTGGACATTAATGCCAATCCTGTTTTTCATGCTGTTGACCAGTTCGTATGGGATGGATTCAATATCGCAGCTCCTTCGGACGCATCCAACTTGGTCG TTTGAGCTGAGGAGCGTCGAATCATTAGTCCAGGATGGGATGAAACAACTTCGAAATGCCCATGCAGAGTTCGATATCCCTGAGGACATGCTGCggaggaaaattgagaattacGTCAGGCCAGGAGAAACGCATGTCGTGTTCAAGACAGGGGATCCCAAGTGGCCTGAGCGAGTGCCGCAGTCCTTCGACGCAAGGGATCACTTCAAAGACTGCGCTCACCTTATCGGGGACATCGAGGATGAAGGACCCTGTTACAACGATGTG CATGTAACAGTTGCATCCGTTGCAACAGACAGATACTGCATTTATACTAATGGGACGTTTAAGGGTCGTTTATCATCCGAGTACCTCACCGGATGCTACTCATTATGCACTAATTTCCAGACTATTTATCACACATGGGACCAAGTAGTCGAATTTGGTCTTCCCTCTGGTGGAAAATACAGCTCAAACGAG GGATGTTTACCCTATGGGCACGAACCATGCAAACACACTGTGACGCACTATACAGGCAATCAAATGACTTCAACAGAACGTTCTTTGAACGGGAAAAcgggaagtttgaaactttgcgaTGAATACACGGCTTTCGACCATGACTGCCCAGCGAAGTGCTCTAATTCTAAATACCCGATTCCTCTCAAGGATGACTTCAAAAGGA TGCTTCAGATGTTTGTGAGACAACGTAAAATGCTGCGTGGCGCCACAAAATTTCTAACTCTATAA
- the LOC109032114 gene encoding cathepsin B isoform X2, with the protein MESLKMWTLMPILFFMLLTSSYGMDSISQLLRTHPTWSFELRSVESLVQDGMKQLRNAHAEFDIPEDMLRRKIENYVRPGETHVVFKTGDPKWPERVPQSFDARDHFKDCAHLIGDIEDEGPCYNDVHVTVASVATDRYCIYTNGTFKGRLSSEYLTGCYSLCTNFQTIYHTWDQVVEFGLPSGGKYSSNEGCLPYGHEPCKHTVTHYTGNQMTSTERSLNGKTGSLKLCDEYTAFDHDCPAKCSNSKYPIPLKDDFKRMTTHYQLPGSEYLIKSEIYMNGPVSTDIFLYDDFFNHKGGFYNKTSDAEFVKSDKFVKLIGWGEETDGKRYWLAVNSWAGWGNDNKVFKFPRGVNFLWSEWFVTCGVYDPL; encoded by the exons ATGGAAAGTCTGAAGATGTGGACATTAATGCCAATCCTGTTTTTCATGCTGTTGACCAGTTCGTATGGGATGGATTCAATATCGCAGCTCCTTCGGACGCATCCAACTTGGTCG TTTGAGCTGAGGAGCGTCGAATCATTAGTCCAGGATGGGATGAAACAACTTCGAAATGCCCATGCAGAGTTCGATATCCCTGAGGACATGCTGCggaggaaaattgagaattacGTCAGGCCAGGAGAAACGCATGTCGTGTTCAAGACAGGGGATCCCAAGTGGCCTGAGCGAGTGCCGCAGTCCTTCGACGCAAGGGATCACTTCAAAGACTGCGCTCACCTTATCGGGGACATCGAGGATGAAGGACCCTGTTACAACGATGTG CATGTAACAGTTGCATCCGTTGCAACAGACAGATACTGCATTTATACTAATGGGACGTTTAAGGGTCGTTTATCATCCGAGTACCTCACCGGATGCTACTCATTATGCACTAATTTCCAGACTATTTATCACACATGGGACCAAGTAGTCGAATTTGGTCTTCCCTCTGGTGGAAAATACAGCTCAAACGAG GGATGTTTACCCTATGGGCACGAACCATGCAAACACACTGTGACGCACTATACAGGCAATCAAATGACTTCAACAGAACGTTCTTTGAACGGGAAAAcgggaagtttgaaactttgcgaTGAATACACGGCTTTCGACCATGACTGCCCAGCGAAGTGCTCTAATTCTAAATACCCGATTCCTCTCAAGGATGACTTCAAAAGGA TGACAACCCACTACCAACTTCCTGGCTCTGAATATCTAATCAAAAGCGAAATATACATGAATGGTCCCGTTTCAACTGACATTTTCCTGTACGATGATTTCTTCAATCATAAAGGAG gattttacaacaaaacaTCCGACGCGGAGTTCGTGAAAAGCGATAAATTCGTGAAGCTGATTGGTTGGGGCGAGGAGACGGACGGGAAACGCTATTGGCTGGCGGTCAATTCTTGGGCCGGCTGGGGCAACGATAATAAAGTCTTCAAATTTCCGCGGGGAGTCAATTTCCTATGGTCGGAGTGGTTCGTTACCTGCGGGGTTTACGATCCGCTTTAA
- the LOC109032115 gene encoding cathepsin B-like cysteine proteinase 4, translated as MMWLKLVFLFLMTLVSIEMSHISDLLNTHPTWSFELESVESLIKRGMSELRRIHPDVEISENILRTKIAKHFGPGTTHVARKTGDPKWPERVPQSFDSRDHFKECAHLIEDIEDEGPCYNEVHVMVSSVASDRYCIYTNATFRDHLSSEYLTGCYSSCTRHQYIYPTWKKVVQVGVPSGGKYHSNKGCLPYEHAPCKHTANDYTARLTTKTERSVQKGGGLKSCDEYMAYDHDCPTKCSNSKYPVRLEDDMKKMTTYYQLSRFEYQIRNDIYAYGPAVSDIFLYSDFFDYKSGLYNKSTNAALLSYNKLIKLIGWGTTEDGTPYWLAMNEWAGWADDKKVFKFPRGVDFLWAESFTSTGVYDPL; from the exons atgatgtGGCTGAAGCtggtatttttatttctgaTGACACTAGTTAGCATTGAAATGAGTCATATTTCGGATCTTCTAAACACGCATCCAACTTGGTCG TTCGAGTTGGAAAGCGTCGAGTCACTGATCAAGAGGGGCATGAGCGAACTGAGGAGGATTCACCCGGACGTGGAGATCTCAGAGAACATCCTGCGGACGAAGATCGCGAAGCACTTCGGTCCAGGAACAACGCATGTTGCGCGAAAGACAGGGGACCCCAAGTGGCCGGAGAGAGTGCCGCAGTCCTTCGACTCAAGGGATCACTTCAAAGAATGCGCTCACCTCATCGAGGACATCGAGGATGAAGGGCCCTGCTATAATGAAGTC CACGTGATGGTCTCCTCAGTGGCTTCCGATAGATATTGCATCTACACAAATGCAACATTCAGAGACCACCTTTCATCGGAATATCTCACCGGATGCTATTCCTCATGCACCAGACATCAGTATATTTACCCCACCTGGAAGAAGGTTGTTCAAGTCGGTGTACCATCCGGCGGAAAATATCATTCAAATAAA GGATGCTTGCCCTACGAACATGCGCCGTGTAAGCACACTGCTAATGATTATACTGCCCGGTTGACGACCAAAACGGAGAGAAGTGTACAAAAAGGTGGCGGTTTGAAATCTTGCGATGAGTACATGGCTTACGATCACGACTGTCCCACAAAATGCTCAAATTCAAAGTACCCTGTGCGACTCGAGGATGAtatgaaaaaaa TGACAACTTACTACCAGCTATCGAGATTTGAGTATCAGATCAGAAATGACATTTATGCATATGGTCCTGCCGTTTCAGACATTTTCCTTTATAGCGATTTTTTCGACTACAAAAGTG GTTTATACAACAAATCGACGAATGCCGCACTACTGTCTTACAACAAACTCATTAAGTTGATCGGTTGGGGTACCACTGAGGACGGGACCCCTTATTGGCTGGCGATGAACGAATGGGCTGGCTGGGCCGACgacaagaaagttttcaagttcCCTCGCGGAGTTGACTTCCTCTGGGCGGAATCGTTCACATCAACGGGCGTCTATGATCCGCTGTGA